AGACCAACTTGACATTTGgtattttgggttgttatgAAATATTCTGCAATATATTGCAGCTTTTGTTAGTGTATTGCTGCCTTTGCTTATGCACTGTTTTTCCCAGAATTGTCACTTGTGCACTATCTTTGCAGAATTGGTATGACCATGTTTGTGCAAGAGATGTATTGCTCCCTCCCTTATTTATGCACTGTTTTTCCAGAAATGGTATGACATTAGGGACTTGTGGTGACACAACCATTTGGTTCAATAATAAGCACTTGACACAACCATAAAATCAAATAGGTTcttcattcaaacataaaacCAAATAGGTCCATACAATACATAGGGGATATACAAAATTTGCCATACATAAGGCAACAAAACATACCCAACATAGCCGACACACTACCACATTTATGCTACTATGGCAATTTGATTAGTTCAATGTTTGAATTGCCAATATGGAATAGGCTGCTtatgaacacaacaacacaaaccACAAAACACAAAATGACATTCCTATTGAACCTACACCCTTTGTTCTTCCTTATGTCTTCTTTTGGTCCATCAAGCTCAAGCAAATTCATGTCCACACTAACCGAATTGTTGTCGATAATTTTGACCTCATCCAATTCCATCTTGAGACCGTTATATTGCACTAATTCCTTCTCCAAATCTCTGATTTTGTTA
This Lycium ferocissimum isolate CSIRO_LF1 unplaced genomic scaffold, AGI_CSIRO_Lferr_CH_V1 ctg7569, whole genome shotgun sequence DNA region includes the following protein-coding sequences:
- the LOC132045662 gene encoding uncharacterized protein LOC132045662, which produces MFVYHLLGFVMEKIDLSRLCMDEADPMLKAVVQCKHGNLLQMHTSWSKSNPGRRYWSCPYYGPKKCKFFRWRDKDEVDPRSKVILPILVNKIRDLEKELVQYNGLKMELDEVKIIDNNSVSVDMNLLELDGPKEDIRKNKGCRFNRNVILCFVVCVVVFISSLFHIGNSNIELIKLP